The following coding sequences lie in one Apium graveolens cultivar Ventura chromosome 3, ASM990537v1, whole genome shotgun sequence genomic window:
- the LOC141715025 gene encoding uncharacterized protein LOC141715025, whose protein sequence is MEFLELKQGDRSVTVYEAKFTELARIAPDYVSSEARRAKRFQQGLKPEIRSGVIALQLKTYTSVVQAALVIKSDQRLAAKERGASKSFISLNCVNKMQLMLEDLDEPLTIKVTNRDKIHVSQLCPKCSIEISGHSFPPDLIPFELGELDIILGMDWLSLYMVSIDCKKKRIVLYTTDNIRISYQGQKKNKKFLSVLQEKNLLRQGCEAYLAHVVDTKKETPTLDEILIVREYLDVFPKEFLGLPPDREIEFSIDLIPRAEPVSKAPYRMAPVEMKELAKQLQELLNK, encoded by the exons ATGGAATTTTTAGAGTTGAAGCAAGGAGATAGAAGTGTCACAGTGTATGAAGCCAAGTTCACAGAGTTGGCTCGTATAGCACCAGATTATGTAAGTTCAGAGGCTCGGAGAGCGaagaggtttcaacaaggattgaagccagAGATTAGGAGCGGAGTTATAGCtctacaactcaagacatatacttcggtagttcaggctgccttaGTGATAAAAAGTGATCAAAGGTTGGCTGCTAAAGAAAGAG gagcgtcTAAATCTTTCATATCCCTGaactgtgtgaataaaatgcaattaatgttggaagacttagatgaaccttTGACCATAAAAGTGACCAATCGAGATAAGATACATGTAAGCCAATTATGCCCTAAGTGCTCCATAGAGATTTCAGGTCACTCTTTTCCCCCCGacctaataccttttgagttaggaGAACTTGATATTAttctaggcatggattggttgtctctatataTGGTAAGTATTGACTGCAAGAAGAAGAGAATTGTTTTGTATACAACAGATAATATAAGGATAAGCTATCAAGGACAAAAGAAGAACAAGAAGTTTCTCTCAGTATTGCAGGAAAAAAATTTATTAAGGCAAGGATGCGAGGCATATTTAGCTCATGTGGTGGACACCAAGAAAGAGACACCTACTCTAGATGAGATTTTAATAGTAAGGGAATATCTCGACGTCTTTCCGAAAGAATTTCtaggattaccacctgatcgagaaatagagttctccattgatttaATACCAAGAGCAGAGCCAGTTTCTAAAGcaccatatcgaatggctccagtggaaatgaaagaattggccaAGCAACTTCAAGAGTTGCTAAACAAATGA